A stretch of the Acidobacteriota bacterium genome encodes the following:
- a CDS encoding asparagine synthase C-terminal domain-containing protein, with amino-acid sequence VPTPATGFAGIRKLEPGHTLTITDDDQEDALASPAIRVAEEPNANMTLEEAGEIAQIAIDDAVRRQLVADVPVGVFLSGGLDSAIVATLAGRHAGRRLSAFTVGFGQASYDETAPAATVAQAAGLEHHVLQLPDDPSDLVRETLDGFDEPFGDFSSVPMTWLCRQARKDVTVALSGDGGDEAFAGYPHYLMPGVARTFRRLPGFMRGAIAAVVNRWPASFERLSRDYMAKRFVRGAVYPPLQAHLMVKAIFFGEQRRHLFGPRLIEQLERDPMAGLGPQLGQSEGTAGTLVRKLLELDRRTFLLDDNLVKVDRTSMQASLEVRVPLLDRVVLNAADSIPTRLHAGGRRTKVVLREVARRLLPEEISGLQKKGFTPPMPAWLNGPLVPVLDEVLSESAVNAAGLVRFEAVNDLRKQHRDRTRECSRELWTLLSLHHWWARQGF; translated from the coding sequence CGTCCCGACGCCGGCGACCGGGTTTGCGGGCATCCGCAAGTTGGAGCCCGGCCACACGCTGACGATCACCGACGACGACCAGGAAGATGCGCTGGCGTCGCCTGCGATCCGAGTGGCCGAGGAACCGAATGCCAACATGACTCTGGAGGAGGCCGGGGAGATCGCGCAGATCGCGATCGACGACGCGGTCCGGCGACAACTGGTCGCGGACGTCCCGGTCGGTGTGTTCCTGTCGGGTGGCCTGGACTCCGCCATCGTCGCGACCCTGGCGGGGCGTCATGCGGGCAGGCGTCTGTCCGCGTTCACGGTGGGCTTCGGGCAGGCGTCCTACGACGAGACCGCTCCGGCGGCCACCGTCGCGCAGGCGGCCGGTCTCGAGCATCACGTGCTGCAGCTCCCCGACGATCCGTCGGACCTGGTGCGCGAAACGTTGGACGGCTTCGATGAGCCGTTCGGCGACTTCTCCAGCGTACCGATGACGTGGCTCTGCCGGCAGGCGCGGAAGGACGTGACGGTCGCGCTCTCCGGTGACGGGGGCGACGAGGCCTTCGCCGGTTACCCGCACTACCTGATGCCCGGTGTGGCCAGGACGTTCCGACGACTCCCGGGCTTCATGCGTGGAGCGATCGCCGCGGTCGTCAATCGGTGGCCGGCGTCTTTCGAGCGACTCTCCCGGGACTACATGGCCAAGCGTTTCGTTCGGGGGGCGGTCTATCCGCCGCTCCAGGCACACCTGATGGTCAAGGCGATCTTCTTCGGAGAGCAACGCCGGCATCTGTTCGGTCCGCGACTGATCGAACAGCTGGAACGCGATCCTATGGCGGGGCTGGGGCCGCAACTCGGTCAAAGCGAGGGGACCGCGGGAACGCTGGTGCGCAAACTGCTGGAGCTCGACCGACGGACGTTCCTGCTGGACGACAACCTGGTCAAGGTCGACCGCACATCGATGCAGGCCAGCCTGGAGGTGCGAGTGCCGTTGCTCGATCGGGTGGTGCTGAACGCCGCCGACTCGATCCCGACACGGCTGCATGCCGGCGGTCGTCGCACGAAGGTCGTGCTGCGGGAGGTCGCCCGTCGTCTTCTGCCCGAAGAAATATCGGGGCTACAGAAGAAGGGCTTTACGCCGCCGATGCCGGCCTGGCTGAACGGACCGCTGGTCCCGGTGCTGGATGAGGTTCTCTCGGAGTCCGCAGTAAACGCCGCGGGGCTGGTACGTTTTGAGGCCGTCAACGACTTGCGGAAGCAGCATCGCGACCGGACACGGGAATGTTCCCGTGAGCTCTGGACGCTGCTGTCGTTGCATCACTGGTGGGCGCGGCAGGGGTTCTGA